GTAGAAGAGTACCTTGATCCTGAAAAGGGAACTGTTAGAGTTGCTTTCCCGATTAGTCTTGCTGCATATACTTTACCTACTGCCATTTCAGCTTTTCGATTAAGTTATCCAGATGCGAAATTCCAACTAAAGCAAGCTTTGTATCATGATTTAATTGAAGGTGTGATCAAAGGAGAATTTAATATGGCTTTAATTGGCCCTGTTCCGATGGAAGAAAAGAAAATCAAACGTAAAATTTTGTTTACTGAAGATGTCGTAGCTTTGTTACCAATTCATCACCCTCTTGCAGATAAATCACATTTACATTTAAGAGACCTTAAAGATGATCCATTCGTGTTATTACCAGAAGGCTTTGTATTTCGTGACATTGTTATCAATGCATGTTCAAAGCTAGGTTTTAAGCCCAATATCGCTTTTGAAGGTGACGATATAGACGCATTAAAAGGGTTAGTTTCTGCTGGCCTTGGCGTAACATTAATGCCAGAAGTGACGTTAGTCGATTCCACGCCACGTGCAACCGTAAAAATTCCATTGGTCGAACCAACCGTTACTCGAACTGTCGGTGTAATTACACCGACTGATCGAGAGTTGCTGCCAACAGAAGAGTTGTTTTATCAATTTATCCAAGACTTCTTTGCACGATTAAGCCATTTTAATGATTAGAAGTAGAGATAACAATTTATTAAAATGCAACTAATCACTCTCATTTCTTTTTTTGTATAAAAAACATCATTAAGTGAGATGGTAATGATATTTACGAAAAACGATATGGAAGTGTGATTATTGCATATTATACAGAAAAACAGTTTACTTATTTTCATGTTTTCAATTTTTGCGGCGTTTATACTTTCTTCTAACAACGTATATGCAAATGATTCCGAACAATATCTTCAAGATGAGCTGAATCAGCTCATACAGGAGGAACCTCATTTAAATGGAGGCCTTACAGGGATAAGCATTCGATCTGCAAGTACTGGAGAAACCCTATATGAACATAATGGAGATGTTCGTATGAGGCCCGCTTCAAATATGAAGCTTTTTACTGCAGCAGCAGCGTTATCTGTCTTAGGTGAAGACTATCAATTTAAGACGGAAATAAGAACAGATGGAAAGAGAGAAGAAAACGTCCTAAAAGGAAACCTGTATTTAAAAGGTTTTGGTGATCCCACACTCCTAATAGAAGATCTCAATCAAATGGCTAAAGATATTGTAAATTCCGGTATCAAGATTATTGAGGGCGACATGATTGGTGATGACAGCAGGTACGACGATGTTCGTTTATCACCTGATTTAATTTGGAGCGATGAGTACGCCTATTATGGCTCTCAAATTTCAGCACTAACCTTATCACCGAATAAAGATTTTGCTTCTGGGACGATTTCGGTAGAGGTTTCTCCAGGAGGAAAAGTAGGAGATCCTGTAAACATTCAACTTTCAAACAAAACAAGCGATATAAACATTATCAATGAGGCAGTAACCACATCGCCTGATGGTGAAACAGGCCTTACAATTGACCGAAAACACGGGTCAAATACGATCATCGTTAAGGGTTTTCTTCCTATCGAAGCAAAACTTGAAAAAGAGTTGATCGCAGTTTGGGAACCGACGCAATTTGTTCTTGATCTCTTTAAGCAAGAATTAGAGAAACAAGGAATTAACGTTTTAAGAACAGCTAAGGTTGGTGTGACACCTAAGGATACAATTACCCTTACAAGTCATCGGTCTATTCCATTGTCTGAGCTTCTCATACCTTTTATGAAACTTAGTAATAACGGGCATGCGGAAGTCTTAGTTAAGGAAATGGGGAAAATAGAAAAAGGCGAAGGAAGTTGGGAAAAGGGATTAGAAGTGTTAAATGAACAGCTGTCAAAATTAGACGTGAATTCAGATACATTAGTCATTAGAGATGGTTCCGGTATTTCTCATGTAAACTTAATTCCAGCTAATGAAATATCTAAGCTTTTGTATCATATTCAAAAGGAAAAGTGGTTTCCTGTTTTCTTAAAATCGTTACCTGTCACCGGTAATAGTGACAGAATGATTGGTGGTACATTGAGAAGAAGGATGGAATCCCTAAACGTAAAAGCAAAAACAGGAACACTTTCTACCGTTTCTTCCTTATCTGGTTACGTGGAAACACCAAAAGGAAACACACTGATTTTTTCCATTCTGTTAAATCATTTACTTGATGAAGATAAAGGAAAAGAAATCGAGGATAAAATCGTAGAAATCATAGCAAACCAATAAATTTATTTGTACTTACTCGGCATCTTACAATTGTCGAGTTATTTTTTGGATCATATAATTGAATCAATTTCAGAATTGCGTTTTTTGCGCAATGAAACGAATGATATTATAAATTTTTTCATTAAATGTACGTTTTATTTGGAAGTGAAGTTCACGCTCATCATTCGGAAATTCGCACCTTATTTTGAGTTATGAAATTGATTCAATTACATACAATTCAACTTTGAATGCCGTTTTCCACAGTAAAGAACATACGTTCTGTTTATTTGTTAACTATATTAAAAGTAGGAATGATAGTAATCTGAGTTTAATAAATTGTGGAAAATGAAAATTTTGTCGAATTTATGTTGACACTTCCTCATTAAAACATTAATCTTAGATGGATTATATAAAACGAATGATTGGAAGCACCCTCGATCTGGAGGAGTTTATCAAGCCTCCAGCTAATTGAGTGTGCTTTTTTTCATAACCAAAGAAAATACGAGTATTTTAAGTTGCCTATGAGCGGGAACATGCCCTTTATTAAAAGGAATAAATAGGTGATATTACAATTATTTTTTAGTGTTTTTCAAATGATATATATTGTATAAACGAATAGAGTGAATCATTTAAACATTGATATATTCAAATACCTTGTGAAGGACTACTAAAATATGCAATTAAATAAATTCAAAAATATGACGTTGTTTTGGAAAACTTATTTTTTAAATATTGCTTTAATCGGTGCTGTATTTGCAGGGCTATTGCTAGTAGCTTGGTTCATACTCCCTAATCTTTCACAAGAAAGAAATAAAGAGATTACCGACCAAACATCAGAAAGAATAAAAACAGAATTAACCGAATTATATGAGGGGTTCCATAGTCTAGCGTTTCATATAGAGTCACATAGATATTTTGAAAGTGACTATATATCAGAATTGAATAAAGAGATGGAACAAATCATATCTCTTTCACCAGTCATAGACAGTGGTTTAATTCTAAACAAGGGTGGAGAGACTCTTGCTCATTACCCAAGTGATCTAAACGTATTCAACTATATAAATTTAAGCGATAGACATTATTTCCAAAAAGCTTTAAAGACAAAAGAATCCTATTTGAGCGATGTAATAATAGAGGATACAAATCGGCCCGGATTAGCGCTAACAATTCCAATATTAGATGAACATAACAACGTATTTCGAGTTGCTAGTTTTTATATTCGTCTCACTGAAAATAATATCCTTCACACTACAACCCATCGTATCGATTTAGGGGGTGGGGGGTTCATCTACATTGTCGACCAAAATGGAGTCATTCTTTCTCACCCCGATAAAAATAGGATAGGAGAAGATGTTAGTTCTAATTTTGTCATCCGTCAATTAGCAGATCGAAAATCCGGGTATGAGAAAGTCATTGACAATGAAATCGAAATGTACGCTTCTTATGTTCACATACCAGATGTTAACTGGGGTGTCGTAGCTCAAATCCCCGTTACGAGCACTCAAGAAGAATTTTCAGCTTTCAGAGATTCATTACTAGTTTTGTATGTATTTATTTTGATCCCGTTATTTTTCATTATTGGGATTTTTACAAAACGTATGGTGAAGCCCATCCAAGAGCTACACCGAGCTGTAAACAACATAAAAAAGGGAAAATTGAATCAAGAAGTAAAACATACAGACAATTCAGAGATCGGTCAGTTATTAAATAATTTTAATGAGATGGTTAAATCTTTAAAACAAGGAAGAAAAGATTTAAAACTTAAAGAAAATCTTTTAAAAGATCAAAAAGATTTTCTACGAACAATCATAGATAAGAATCCAAACTATATATTCGCAAGGAATCGTAATGGTGAATTTACGATTGCAAACAAAGCACTTGCTGATTTATATGGAACGACTGTTAAAGAATTGCTAGGAAAAACAGAGTGGCATCTCAACCCAAATAAAGATCAAGTAAATAGATTCATCGAACAAGATGAATGGGTCATTGAAAAAGGAGAAGAATTATTTGTCCCAGAACATAAAATTATCGACAGCGAAGGTAACGATGTATGGATACAAATAACCAAAATACCGATTTTTTCTTCATCAGGGGAAGTAGAAGAGGTTCTGTGTGTTTCAAATGATTTAACAGAACGAATGGAAAAAGAAAAAGAAATTGAATACCAGGCATACCACGATAATTTAACAAAACTTCCTAATAGGGCTTTCTTTCAAGAACGATTAACAGATATTTTAAATGGTTCTATAAACAAACAATTGGCGATCATGTTCTTAGATGTCGACGGATTCAAAAAGGTCAATGATAGTTTAGGTCATTCTTACGGAGATTATTTACTACAAATGATCGCTGAGCGATTAAGAGGTTGTATAGGAGAAGGAGATATGATAGCTAGGATGGGAGGGGACGAGTTTACAATAATCCTTCCTAATATAGACTCCGTTTCATACCCAGAAAAAGTAGCGAAATGTATCATAAATACACTTAAAGAGCCTTTTTGGGTGGATGAATATGAGCTTATTATTACTTCCAGCATCGGAATAAGTGTTTATCCTGATAATGGAACGAATGCAGAAACTTTAGTTAAAAATGCTGACACCGCAATGTATCACGCCAAAGAGAACGGAAAAAACCAATATCATTTTTTTATTGAAGAAATGAGTAGTTTATCATTTGAAAAGTTAAAGATAGAGTCCGATCTCCGAAAAGCACTGCAAAATAATGAATTCAAGCTTTTCTACCAACCAAAATTAGACCTTCAAACAGGTGAAATAGTAGGTATGGAAGGACTACTTCGGTGGGATAGTCAATACTTTGGCCTCGTTCGCCCTGAAAAGTTCATTCCTATCGCTGAAGAGACTGGGTTGATTCGAGATTTAGGCGAATGGATATTGATAGAAGGGTGTAGACAAAATAAATTATGGCAAGATGAAGGCAACGATCCTTTACGTGTTGCTTTAAACTTATCTATACGCCAACTGCTAGATCCTAATTTTTTGCAAATTGTAAAAAGCACATTAAACAGAACTGGATTAGAACCGCATTGGTTAGAGCTTGAGATAACTGAAAGTACTTTAATGGATAACGAAGAGACTGTTATTGAAATTCTGCAAGCACTAAAAGATTTAGGTATTTATATCTCAATTGATGACTTCGGTACAGGATATTCTTCATTAAGTTATCTTAAGCGCCTACCGGTAAATGCATTAAAAATAGATAAAAGTTTTATCAGTGAAATACCAATTAGCCTAGATGACCAATCACTGACAAAAGGGATCGTTGCGATGGCACATAGTTTAAACTTAAAAGTGATAGCAGAAGGGGTCGAGAATGAAGACCAGGTTGAATTCTTGAAATCGGTAAAGTGTGATGAAATTCAAGGATACTTCATCAGCAGACCTTTACCTCCTAAAAGTTTTGAAGCACTCGTTTTTAAGGAGCAGCAGAACACTTTGATATAAATAACAGAAGCACTGTGATTTAGATGAAGATTACTCGTCTTTAAAACACAGTGCTATTTTATTGAAGTCAATAAAAACACCCCTAATCTTGCAGCCATAAAATTGGTTGCTATATAGAGGTATGAATCATCTGGTTTTAAGGGGGATGTAACATAATGAAGAAGGAGGGTATTTTGATGAATCAAACTGACTTATTACTAGATATATTAGAAGACCTGAATAAAAGGAGAGAAGAGGTAGACTCTATTATTGGTATACTATCACTAGAGGGCAAACAAAATAATTTTTTATTTAGTGCTATTACAAAAGTAGAAATTGCACTAGTTCAATCTCTGGGTGGTAATAAAGAACATAAAGCTTACCTTTACACAGACCGATTGTATCCCTTTGATAATTTTGAAGAAGGGAACATTGATCGTGAACAGTTGGTTAAGTATATAAGACTTGCAATTAAATATGATCTTGTTGGTGATCAGGATATTAATGGTAAAAAATCGTTGGAAGAAACTATACGTGACCATGAAATGAAATAGTGATTTTATAAGATAGAACAACCAGATAAAAGCCCCCATGGAGAATAGGCGCATTCAAATCTGTGAAACGCTTATGGGGAGGGTGCGTTATCACGATCGAGAACATAAGTTTATATTTAATATTGTTCAATCTCCTCATACAGTAAATTTCAAAAAGCGTTAGACCATAATTAAAATTCCCACTTATCAGGAAGTAGAAATCGGGAATTTTATTATGGTTCATACAAAGATCTTAAGTTGTTACAAATGAAGATAGCATTTTTTATTAAAGTCGTTTTACGTATATATTCATGTATCATTATCTGTAGAAATAAATACATTATCATACTCAATGACGACCGTGTGAGTTATGAGATATTCAAATCATTATCCTAAACCAAATGGGTGGAAGGTGACGATAATGAAAATTATCACAACATACGAACGCAAACTTATGGTACGTTTGAATTTCATCCAGGTTTACATAATATATATTCAATGGCTTGATTTGTGCACTTATCAGGTCGTTGACATAACTTATGTATCGACCCTGTATTTTATTGGGTTCGACTACGAAAATTATGTTCACTTTCGATAGAATATAACTGATCGATAAAAATCATATCAGATATTATATTTTACGCCAATGATTAATTTTTTACATATTTTTTTGTTGAAAAGGAAGAGGAAAGAAATACAGATAAACACAGAAATATAAAAAATATATTTGTTCGAGGACAACATGATCAAAAAAATCAAAAAAATACCTGAACGAACAAGTGCTTTTGATCCCACCTTTTTAAACGATGTTTTTAAAAATCGTTTTTGCTTATAGGATTGTAATACGTAAAAGAGTTCGATGTAATGTTTTAAACTCTTCATCATGGTTGTTTTTTAAGACAGTGTTCTTCGAAACCCCAATGAAATGTAAACAGATTCATAATACGCAAAGCTGGAACGAATCAAGTCCATTTTTGGATTCCTTTTGTAACATTGATTGTAATAGGATCCTGCCTTTTATCGTTTTCTTTCTGCTAAATTGTAACTTGTGGGCACATGAATAATCATGTCGTACTTACCTTCTGTAATGGTATTACTCAAATCATCTTTTATATAAACATAAGAGATATACGGTTCCGATATCCCTTCTTCAATATATATCCTTCCGACATCTTTTTGTGTTGTTAATTTGCCGTTCACAATATCTATTTCGATATTATAAACTTCAGTTTCGTGAATATACGTTTCCATGTATGGAGGAATATGTACATCATTTTTGTCAAAGGAAAAATTAAAAATCTCCCCTTTTTCCCTGTCCACTCCTTGTAAATAATCAGAGAGAACTGTCTGTTCTAATTCATGATTGTAATGTGTTTCTGTTAAAGAGTAAATAGGGGGAAACACCGATATTGTAGAAAATGAAAAAATTAAAACGCAACTTTTGATAAACGTTTTTACAAATTTATCGGTTGAAAGTGAAATAAAGATGATGACAACTACAACGATTATTGCTGTTAAATAAAAATTATGGTGAGTGATAATTGTGAGCGCGATATCCCAAATACCATAATTAAATTCATTTAATAAATGCTCATAAGACACGTTATCAACTCCTTCTTCGCAAAGACATTATCATTTACATGTTTATGTGC
The Bacillus shivajii DNA segment above includes these coding regions:
- the dacB gene encoding D-alanyl-D-alanine carboxypeptidase/D-alanyl-D-alanine endopeptidase → MFSIFAAFILSSNNVYANDSEQYLQDELNQLIQEEPHLNGGLTGISIRSASTGETLYEHNGDVRMRPASNMKLFTAAAALSVLGEDYQFKTEIRTDGKREENVLKGNLYLKGFGDPTLLIEDLNQMAKDIVNSGIKIIEGDMIGDDSRYDDVRLSPDLIWSDEYAYYGSQISALTLSPNKDFASGTISVEVSPGGKVGDPVNIQLSNKTSDINIINEAVTTSPDGETGLTIDRKHGSNTIIVKGFLPIEAKLEKELIAVWEPTQFVLDLFKQELEKQGINVLRTAKVGVTPKDTITLTSHRSIPLSELLIPFMKLSNNGHAEVLVKEMGKIEKGEGSWEKGLEVLNEQLSKLDVNSDTLVIRDGSGISHVNLIPANEISKLLYHIQKEKWFPVFLKSLPVTGNSDRMIGGTLRRRMESLNVKAKTGTLSTVSSLSGYVETPKGNTLIFSILLNHLLDEDKGKEIEDKIVEIIANQ
- a CDS encoding bifunctional diguanylate cyclase/phosphodiesterase, whose protein sequence is MQLNKFKNMTLFWKTYFLNIALIGAVFAGLLLVAWFILPNLSQERNKEITDQTSERIKTELTELYEGFHSLAFHIESHRYFESDYISELNKEMEQIISLSPVIDSGLILNKGGETLAHYPSDLNVFNYINLSDRHYFQKALKTKESYLSDVIIEDTNRPGLALTIPILDEHNNVFRVASFYIRLTENNILHTTTHRIDLGGGGFIYIVDQNGVILSHPDKNRIGEDVSSNFVIRQLADRKSGYEKVIDNEIEMYASYVHIPDVNWGVVAQIPVTSTQEEFSAFRDSLLVLYVFILIPLFFIIGIFTKRMVKPIQELHRAVNNIKKGKLNQEVKHTDNSEIGQLLNNFNEMVKSLKQGRKDLKLKENLLKDQKDFLRTIIDKNPNYIFARNRNGEFTIANKALADLYGTTVKELLGKTEWHLNPNKDQVNRFIEQDEWVIEKGEELFVPEHKIIDSEGNDVWIQITKIPIFSSSGEVEEVLCVSNDLTERMEKEKEIEYQAYHDNLTKLPNRAFFQERLTDILNGSINKQLAIMFLDVDGFKKVNDSLGHSYGDYLLQMIAERLRGCIGEGDMIARMGGDEFTIILPNIDSVSYPEKVAKCIINTLKEPFWVDEYELIITSSIGISVYPDNGTNAETLVKNADTAMYHAKENGKNQYHFFIEEMSSLSFEKLKIESDLRKALQNNEFKLFYQPKLDLQTGEIVGMEGLLRWDSQYFGLVRPEKFIPIAEETGLIRDLGEWILIEGCRQNKLWQDEGNDPLRVALNLSIRQLLDPNFLQIVKSTLNRTGLEPHWLELEITESTLMDNEETVIEILQALKDLGIYISIDDFGTGYSSLSYLKRLPVNALKIDKSFISEIPISLDDQSLTKGIVAMAHSLNLKVIAEGVENEDQVEFLKSVKCDEIQGYFISRPLPPKSFEALVFKEQQNTLI
- a CDS encoding LysR family transcriptional regulator, translating into MEIRQLQYFMEVANREHFTEAADALHVAQSAVSRQVSNLERELGVDLFIREGRRVKLTPIGKMFLQRINKAMNVIEDATREVEEYLDPEKGTVRVAFPISLAAYTLPTAISAFRLSYPDAKFQLKQALYHDLIEGVIKGEFNMALIGPVPMEEKKIKRKILFTEDVVALLPIHHPLADKSHLHLRDLKDDPFVLLPEGFVFRDIVINACSKLGFKPNIAFEGDDIDALKGLVSAGLGVTLMPEVTLVDSTPRATVKIPLVEPTVTRTVGVITPTDRELLPTEELFYQFIQDFFARLSHFND